Proteins from one Sabethes cyaneus chromosome 2, idSabCyanKW18_F2, whole genome shotgun sequence genomic window:
- the LOC128735547 gene encoding uncharacterized PE-PGRS family protein PE_PGRS20-like, giving the protein MKVGSFALSVLVVLIQAQSILSQSCVSGPPDYLCPGIPTSLEVYLQHESYCNRFYRCIEGKAVEGRCPSGLYFNPSENLCCPDDDLCYRSTPCTQSVPGCERCVKEFVKGGVTKQDFYVCNCDGTGVPQRCAWGIDSVTKENLTLSFINGRCENPDATLSAAKGYTGDDGDVDSAALAELLKKVQDLLNNALGSGGGGGDGAGDGGDGAGGGGDGAGGGGDGGGLLDPVLDAVTGGGKGGGQGGGQGGGGDQGILDPVVDGVLGSGGDGGNGGGGGTGGGSGCGGGGNGGTTKDEGLLDPVVDGLLGSGSDGGGGSSSGGSAGCGTTTTAAPAGCETTEAPTEAATTEAATECPTTAVTTTTATTCPA; this is encoded by the coding sequence ATGAAGGTCGGGAGTTTTGCACTTAGTGTGCTTGTTGTTCTGATTCAAGCCCAATCCATATTGAGCCAAAGTTGTGTAAGTGGTCCACCAGATTATCTGTGTCCAGGAATACCGACATCGCTGGAAGTGTATCTGCAGCACGAATCCTACTGCAATCGTTTCTATAGGTGTATCGAGGGCAAGGCAGTTGAAGGCCGCTGTCCGTCAGGATTATATTTTAATCCGAGTGAGAATCTCTGCTGTCCAGATGATGATTTGTGCTACCGATCGACCCCTTGTACCCAATCGGTTCCAGGATGTGAACGCTGTGTGAAGGAGTTTGTCAAAGGTGGAGTAACGAAGCAGGACTTTTATGTGTGTAATTGCGATGGAACTGGAGTACCTCAACGTTGTGCATGGGGGATCGACTCCGTTACTAAAGAAAATCTGACACTCAGTTTTATCAATGGACGCTGCGAGAACCCTGATGCCACACTTTCAGCCGCTAAAGGCTATACTGGAGATGACGGAGACGTAGATAGTGCTGCTTTGGCTGAATTACTGAAAAAGGTGCAGGACTTACTTAATAATGCCCTTGGGTCAGGTGGCGGTGGTGGTGATGGAGCCGGAGATGGCGGTGATGGAGCCGGAGGTGGCGGCGATGGAGCCGGAGGTGGCGGCGATGGTGGTGGGTTATTGGATCCCGTGCTGGACGCGGTAACCGGAGGTGGAAAAGGTGGTGGTCAAGGTGGAGGACAGGGCGGTGGCGGTGATCAAGGAATATTGGATCCCGTGGTCGACGGAGTGTTGGGAAGTGGCGGTGACGGTGGAaatggtggcggcggcggcactGGAGGCGGTAGTGGCTGCGGCGGTGGTGGAAATGGCGGCACTACCAAAGATGAAGGTTTATTAGATCCCGTAGTAGACGGATTATTGGGAAGCGGCAGTGATGGCGGTGGTGGGTCGTCAAGCGGAGGTAGTGCTGGCTGCggaactactacaactgctGCCCCCGCTGGCTGCGAAACTACTGAAGCTCCTACTGAAGCTGCTACTACCGAAGCCGCCACAGAATGCCCGACAACTGCGGTTACTACCACCACTGCAACGACGTGTCCAGCGTAG